In Gracilibacillus salitolerans, the sequence GTCGATTTTTTCCGTTGATTCCAGCAAAAATGTCCCTTTTCACAGTAGATGCTTGTTATAATATGTATAAATATGTCGAAAGGGGATTTTTTGTGAAGATAGGTAAAGGTTTAAAAATAATGATAGCGCTTATTGCCATTCTATTATTAATAGATTTATTTGCTGGAAACTATTTTTATAATCTCGCCATTAAACGTGAACAAAAGACTTTTTTACAAGGAAATGATGATCTGGAAGTATCTGCGTCAGCGATGAATGTCTTTACGAAAGGCGGATGGCGAGACTGGGTGGCTAGTCAGGATTTTGATGAATGGCAACTGCAAACTTTTGACGATTTAACCTTACAGGGGTATTATTTACCGGCCAAAACAGATACGAACAAAACAGTTATTTTCGGTCATGGTTATTTAGGGAAAGCAACAGATATGGGATTATATGCCCAATACTATTATGAAGAGTTAGGGTATAATATTTTTCTTTTTGATATGAGAGGGCACGGTCAAAGTGAAGGTGACTATTTTGGTTTTGGATGGCATGATCGTCTAGATGTGTTAGATTGGACAGATCGCGTGATTGAACGAGTTGGCAGGGACGCAGAAATTGCCTTGCATGGTTTATCCATGGGTGCCGGTACCATGTTGATGGCAAGCGGTGAAGAACTACCACCTCAAGTTCAAGCGGTTGTTGCTGATAGCGGCTATACTAATGTATATGACCTTTTTCAATATCAGATGAATCGGATGTACAACTTACCAGCATTCCCGGTATTACCAACAACAAGTATGGTCTCCAATATACGTGCGGATTATTCCTTTTTGGAAGCTTCAGCAATTGACCAGGTACAGAAAGCACAGGTACCCATTCTGTATTTTCATGGGAAAGAAGATACATTTGTTCCATTTGAAATGGCGAATCAACTATATGAGCAGACTAATAGTCATGCAGAAATATTTTTATATGATGATGCCGGACATGGTGAAGCGTATGCCATTCACCGGGAAAAATACCAAACCATGTTGTCTGATTTTTTAACTAGATTTATAGGAAAATAAAAAGGTAGGTGATCGTCTCATCTACCTTTTTTACTATTGAATTTTTCGGGGATAAAAGTGCTCTTTCTTGGATAAATGTATATAACCAAGAAGCAGTACCTTTATCCCACGATTTATA encodes:
- a CDS encoding alpha/beta hydrolase, yielding MKIGKGLKIMIALIAILLLIDLFAGNYFYNLAIKREQKTFLQGNDDLEVSASAMNVFTKGGWRDWVASQDFDEWQLQTFDDLTLQGYYLPAKTDTNKTVIFGHGYLGKATDMGLYAQYYYEELGYNIFLFDMRGHGQSEGDYFGFGWHDRLDVLDWTDRVIERVGRDAEIALHGLSMGAGTMLMASGEELPPQVQAVVADSGYTNVYDLFQYQMNRMYNLPAFPVLPTTSMVSNIRADYSFLEASAIDQVQKAQVPILYFHGKEDTFVPFEMANQLYEQTNSHAEIFLYDDAGHGEAYAIHREKYQTMLSDFLTRFIGK